Genomic window (Helicobacter pylori):
TTCGCTAAATTGAGAGCGAGTAACTCTAACTTAAAAAGAACAATAGCTTTCACAGAAGCAGAAAGAGCTGACTTGAGTTAAGAAACACTTCTAGCGTTTTAGATTTTTATTCTTTATTCCGTTAGTGTTGCTTTTTTATTTCTTTTGTTTTTAAGTTGTTCTAGTTTGGGGTGTTGTGGGGTTTGTGTTTAGATTTTTAAAACCGATCTAAAAGAAAACTTTTTTCATCAAGTTTCTTTTTTAAAAAAACCTAAAAATTTCTTAAACACTTCTTTAGGATCGAATGCATCACACACCTTGCACCCATACATGCCAATTAAAATCACAAGCCAGCTCACATACACCCAGCTCATCAAAAACCACAAAATAGAAACGCTCCCATAAAGCTCATGGTAAGTGCGGTTATACAACACATAATAAGTGAAAGCCCATTTTAACATATGCCAAGAAACGCTCGTAAAAAACACCCACAAAAACACCCAAAAATAATGTTTAAACACCTTATTCGTGGGAATGGTAAAAAGGATCAAAAAAAACGCGTAAGTGCCTATCCATCTTAAAACATGCAACAAATTTGAATCTTTATCTTCAAAAAACACTTGGATCTTAATGTCAAAAAACACCACCAAAGGCAGAGCGAATAAAAACACTAAAGTCGTGCCAAACCCCCAAAATAAAAAGATTTCTTTACCCTTAAAATGCGCATAATCTCTGGGCTTTGCATCAAAAATTTTTGATGCGATGGAGCGGTAGTTTTCACAAAAAAGCACCAACGCCACCACAATGGACACCTCTTCAAGCGTGCCTAAGGTCATGTCTGTTTTTTTAAAATTTTCTAAAAAATCCTTAATCGCACCAATGAGTTTAGGAGCGTTAGGGAAAATCAAGGCTTCCATTTCACCGCTGTGCGCTTGCAAGTAATGAGACACAAAAAGACTAAACACAAACAACAAAATAGGCGATAAAGACAAAATCGTATAAAAACTCAAGCTGGAAGCGTAGTAAAACAATTCGCTCAAGCCTAAAAAGGCGTTTTGAAAGTGCTTGGGGAAAATCATTATAAGAAGGCGAAAAAACCCTCTAACGCTTTTAAAAAGTTCTCTCATTAATGACAGCTTGTCGCCATTGTCAAGCCATAAGAGAGCAGTTTTTCTATATCTTTTTTAGGGGCTTTGCCTTTGGTGGTCAAATAGTCCCCTAGCACCACCGCATTGATGCCGTATTCAAAAAGCTTGGCTTCCTGTTTGTCGTTATCTTTAAACACCACTTCACGCCCCCCAGCCACCATAAGCCTAGCGTTAGGCAAAAACTCTTTAGCCAAAAGCACGCATTCTAGGGCTTCATCCGCGCTTAAAGTCTCTGCCTCAATGGGCAATACCGGGTTTTTAATGAAAAAATTAATCGGCGTGGTGTGCGGGGAGAGCGAAGCTAACGCCCTAAGCATTTCAATTCGATCTTCCCAGCTCTCATTAAGCCCAAAAATCCCCCCGCTGCACAAGCCTAACCCCGCCCTTAAAGCGTTTTCGCATGTGATAAACCTTTCTTCCCATGTGTGCGTGGAACAAATCTTAGGGAAGAAATTTTGCGAAGTCTCTAAATTATGGTTATAGCTGTGGATGCCCGCATCTCTTAAAAACTCTAATTGCTCCAAATCCGCGCGCCCGCAGCATGCGATTAGATGCAAGCCCAATTCTTCTTTGTTGATGGCTTTAGCTAATTTGGCGATGTATTCGCATTTTTCATCGTCTAATTCGCGCCCTGAAGTAACCAGACAAAACCCTAAAGCCCCTAATTTCCTTAACGCTCTAGCCTCTTGTAAAACCACTTTTTCATCTTTAAATTTATAGCGCTTGATCGCTCCTTGGTGGTGTGAGCTTTGCGTGCAATAAGCGCAATCTTCCTTACAATCCCCACTGCGCACATTGGAAATAGAACATAAAAAAATCTCTTGCATAAAAATTCCTTTGTTTTAAAAAAGTTGGTTTTTTTAGACTGATTATAGCAAAGAAAAAGAATCGCTTTTGATTTTAAGGGCTTTATCCCATTAAATATTAAAACTAAAACTTTGTTTGATTTTAATTCAAGCTCGCGCCTCTAAAATCAATCTCAAAACTTTACGCTATAATTTCTTCACTTTTTCATTAAGGGATTTCATGCAAGATTCATTCATTCAAAGTTACCCCCCCCCCCCCCCCAATCAGCCATAAAAAATCATGCGTTAAATAACGCGCCCAATAATGAAGAAAATAATAAAGAAATAGATCTACCCACCCACATCACCAGTAATTTAAAAAAAGAGCTTAGAGATTACCAAAATCAAGCGATACACAATTATTTAGAAAAACGCCAATTTAACCCAACTCAAAAGCATTTCATGTTTGAAATGGCGACCGGTAGCGGTAAGACTTTAGTGATGGCGGGTTTGATTTTAGAATGCTACAAGCAAGGCTATCAAAACTTTATCTTTTTTGTGAACAGCACCAGCATTTTAGAAAAAACGAAATTGAATTTTACAGACAGCGTTTCATCAAAATACCTTTTTAGCGAGAATATCAATATCAATGATGAAAATATAGAAATTAAAAGCATCAATAATTTAAACGAGAGCCACAACAACGCTATCAACATTTATTTTAGCACCATTCAAGGCTTGTTTTCATTATTCACTAGAGCTAAAGAAAACGCTATCACCATAGAGGATTTAAAAGATCAAAAATTAGTTTTTTTAGCGGATGAAGCGCACCATTTAAACACAGAGACTAAAAAGAAATTAAATGATAGTGAGGCTAGCGAAAAACGCAACTGGGAAAGCGTGGTGAAATTAGCCCTAGAACAAAATAAAGACAATTTATTGCTGGAATTTAGCGCCACTATCCCTAAAGAAAAAAGCGTTAAAGAAAAATATGAAAACTTAAAGGCGATCACTTACACCTTAAAACAATTTAGCGAAGATAAATTTTGCAAAAACATCTACTCCCTTTCCTATGAAAACAAAGAATTAGAAACGCACTTTTTAGGGGCATGCGTTTCCAGTTTGTATAAAGAACTATTAGCCCAACACCACAATATTGAAAACTTTAAACCCTGTATTTTGTTTAAAAGCGAAAGGATTGAAGAGAGTAAAAAAATCAAGAGCGCTTCAACGCCTTTTTAGAAAATTTAAGCCCTTTAGATTTAGAAAATTTTTTCAATTACAGCCGCAACGATTTTTTTAAAGCCGCTAAAAACTTTTTTGATGAGAAAAATTACACCGCTAACCTTGTGGCATTCTTGCAAACGAAATTCAAAAAAAGCACCCAGATTAACACCAACAACGAAAAAGAATTAGAAAAAGGCATGCTTTTATTGAACTCCCTAGAAGACAGAGACAACCCTAAAAGAGTGATTTTTAGCGTGGATAAGCTCAATGAAGGTT
Coding sequences:
- a CDS encoding type III restriction endonuclease subunit R, which gives rise to MILIQARASKINLKTLRYNFFTFSLRDFMQDSFIQSYPPPPPNQP
- a CDS encoding YihY family inner membrane protein, whose protein sequence is MRELFKSVRGFFRLLIMIFPKHFQNAFLGLSELFYYASSLSFYTILSLSPILLFVFSLFVSHYLQAHSGEMEALIFPNAPKLIGAIKDFLENFKKTDMTLGTLEEVSIVVALVLFCENYRSIASKIFDAKPRDYAHFKGKEIFLFWGFGTTLVFLFALPLVVFFDIKIQVFFEDKDSNLLHVLRWIGTYAFFLILFTIPTNKVFKHYFWVFLWVFFTSVSWHMLKWAFTYYVLYNRTYHELYGSVSILWFLMSWVYVSWLVILIGMYGCKVCDAFDPKEVFKKFLGFFKKET
- a CDS encoding biotin synthase; the encoded protein is MQEIFLCSISNVRSGDCKEDCAYCTQSSHHQGAIKRYKFKDEKVVLQEARALRKLGALGFCLVTSGRELDDEKCEYIAKLAKAINKEELGLHLIACCGRADLEQLEFLRDAGIHSYNHNLETSQNFFPKICSTHTWEERFITCENALRAGLGLCSGGIFGLNESWEDRIEMLRALASLSPHTTPINFFIKNPVLPIEAETLSADEALECVLLAKEFLPNARLMVAGGREVVFKDNDKQEAKLFEYGINAVVLGDYLTTKGKAPKKDIEKLLSYGLTMATSCH